The nucleotide sequence ATGTAATGACCGATTTTTTATCTTTAACTAACAAATTTGAACTGGATATTTAAAGAACAGGGAATAGGGAACTGAGAATGAAAGGCGATGATATAGCTGATAGGCGGCTACTTTTTGATGTTCTTATTTGTGATCAACTCTTATGGTTTGTTGATGGCTATTTGTTATGTTTGTCAATGATATGATTTCATATTCATCAAATTTGTATTAAAAGTCGTTTGTTGTGTTTATGAAGATACAAATTCATAGGTGAGAATAAGTGTGAGTATTCGTCGAATTCTAATTGTAGTCATTGCCATGTTAGGGGTTATGGCTTTAACCTGTGCAGTAGCACTCATACGTCTTTCAATGTATCTGCATAGTACTAGCTATGCCTTAGGGGATGCAGTAACAGGTTTACAATTAGCGCAAAAATGCGAGACCCTTTTATTGTTGCATCATCATAATTCTGACCCAACAGTACGACTAAGTCTGCAATTAGCTTTACGCCGCAATCTTAGCGAAGCCCGCAAGCATGTTACAAATGATAAAGAAGACCGTTTGCTTGATAGTGTTGAGCAAACGATGAATGAATATCTTGATATGCCTGAAGAGAGCCCATTTGTTTTAAGTGAAAGTAAAATGGCGCAAACTTATGCAGCCTTTGATGCTTTAGTAACAACTAATGTTGAACAAGCACATGCAGCACAAGCACAAGCAGCAACATTAGATCGTACTGGAACAACACTTGGGGCAACTATTAGTTTACTATTATTAGCTACAGTGGGTGTTGTTTGGTGGTGGTTACGTTCAGCAGCATTTAAACCAATGTTATCACTTGCTAATGCGATGGAGCGTTTTGGCAAAGGTGAACGCGATATACGTGCCCGCGAAACTGGGCCTGCTGAGCTGCGCGAAATGGCAAAATGTTTTAACGATATGGCAATGCGTATAGCTTTTCGGCGTCAAGAGCAGTTAGCCTTAATAGGTGCGGTAGCTCACGATTTACGTAATCCGATGTCAATATTAATGTCAGCAGCAGCGGCGTTTGATTTAGAAGAAGCAAGATCACCAGAAGCGGCACAACAAGTTTTAGCAATGATTTCAAGACAAATTACTCGTATGAATAGAATTCTTGGTGATCTCGTTGATGGCGCTAGCATTGAAGCTGGCTGTTTAGAATTACGTACTCAACACCATGATTTAGTGCAGATCATCAACGAAGCAACGGAATTGTATACTGCTCCTATTGATAGTTATAATTTAAAATTATCTCTGCCTGAACAAGAAGTTATTATTAATTGTGATGCCGGACGCGTTATTCAAGTACTCAATAATTTGCTCAGTAACGCTGTAAAATACTCTCCACGTGATCAAGAAATAATAGTTAGTCTGCGCGTTGCTGCAGATAAAGCCATCATCGAAGTTAAAGATAAAGGTGTGGGTATTGCAGCAAATGAAATTCCACTACTATTTGAACCATTTCGTCGTACCGGTTCTGGACGTGCTTTTGCTAGTGGTACTGGTTTGGGGCTTTATGTCGCACGCCGTATTATTTTTGCACATAACGGCCGTATTGAAGTAGATAGCACAGCCGGCGTTGGTTCGACCTTTAGAGTGATACTACCGCTTAATATCCATGCGTCCTGAGATTAAGGCAAAACTTGCCGCGCTTCCTGCCGCTCCTGGAGTTTATCTCATGCGCGATGCAAGGGGTACAGTATTTTATGTAGGCAAAGCTAAAAGCTTACGTGATCGAGTGCGTAGTTATTTTAGTGGTTTTGATACGCGAGCCTTTGTGGCTATGCTTGATGAGCTACTCTATGATATTGAGGTTGTTCTTACTAATAGCGAAAAAGAAGCACTTCTTGTTGAAAATGATATTATCAAGCATCAACGACCACGTTTTAATGTTGAGCTTAAAGATGACAAACGCTTTCTGTGTTTACGTCTGGACACCCGCGTAAAATATCCCAAGCTTGAAGTAGTGCGGCGCTTTAGCAAAGACGGCGCTCGCTATTTTGGCCCGTATACTTCCGCTGTTGCAATTCGCGCTACTTTGCGTATTATTAATCAGCATTTTCAACTGCGTACCTGTAGTGATAATGCATTTGCCTCACGCAGGCGGCCTTGCTTGCAATATCAAATTAAGCGTTGCCCAGCTCCATGTGTTTTTGATCTTTCACATGGTGAATACCAACAACATGTTGACAACGTTATCAAATTTCTTTGTGGCGAAGGTCAGCAATTAACCGCAATTTTACAAGAGCGTATGCAGGATGCCGCGCTTAAACAAGATTATGAAGCAGCCGCTTTATTGCGTGATCAAATACGTGCTATCAAACAATCGCTTGAACGACAAAATGTAGTTGCCAGCGATTTTATAAGTCGTGACATAGTGGGTTTGTATCGTGAAGGTCCTGCAGTTGAAATACATATAATGCGTGTTCGTGATGGACGTCTAATTGATGCTATGCGTTTCTCTTTTGATGATTTAGAAATACCGACAAGCGAATTGTTGTCTGATTTCGCCGTTCGCTACTACACAAATACTTCTGATATCCCTGATGAAATATTATTTCCAAAAGAAATGGAATGGACCAGTGCATTAGCTGATGTGCTTGCTGATAAATGTGGACGTCGAATAGAAGTACTAACTCCACAAAAAGGCAATAAACACACTTTAGTGGAGCTCGCGGTAAAAAATGCCCAACAAGCTTTTCGTGATAAGCAACGTGAACAAGGTGCAGCGCAAACTGCCACTCATCGTCTGCAACGGGCGCTACATTTATCTCGTCCACCCATTAACATTGAATGCTTTGATATTTCTCATTTAAGTGGTAGCGGCATTGTTGCCAGCTGTGTGCGTTTAGTAAATGGTGTTGCCCAAAAAAATCTTTACCGCCATTATAAAATACGTTCGTTAACTACTGCTGATGATTTTCAGGCTTTATACGAAGTATTGTCTCGTAGAGCTCG is from Deltaproteobacteria bacterium and encodes:
- a CDS encoding HAMP domain-containing histidine kinase, translating into MSIRRILIVVIAMLGVMALTCAVALIRLSMYLHSTSYALGDAVTGLQLAQKCETLLLLHHHNSDPTVRLSLQLALRRNLSEARKHVTNDKEDRLLDSVEQTMNEYLDMPEESPFVLSESKMAQTYAAFDALVTTNVEQAHAAQAQAATLDRTGTTLGATISLLLLATVGVVWWWLRSAAFKPMLSLANAMERFGKGERDIRARETGPAELREMAKCFNDMAMRIAFRRQEQLALIGAVAHDLRNPMSILMSAAAAFDLEEARSPEAAQQVLAMISRQITRMNRILGDLVDGASIEAGCLELRTQHHDLVQIINEATELYTAPIDSYNLKLSLPEQEVIINCDAGRVIQVLNNLLSNAVKYSPRDQEIIVSLRVAADKAIIEVKDKGVGIAANEIPLLFEPFRRTGSGRAFASGTGLGLYVARRIIFAHNGRIEVDSTAGVGSTFRVILPLNIHAS
- the uvrC gene encoding excinuclease ABC subunit UvrC, giving the protein MRPEIKAKLAALPAAPGVYLMRDARGTVFYVGKAKSLRDRVRSYFSGFDTRAFVAMLDELLYDIEVVLTNSEKEALLVENDIIKHQRPRFNVELKDDKRFLCLRLDTRVKYPKLEVVRRFSKDGARYFGPYTSAVAIRATLRIINQHFQLRTCSDNAFASRRRPCLQYQIKRCPAPCVFDLSHGEYQQHVDNVIKFLCGEGQQLTAILQERMQDAALKQDYEAAALLRDQIRAIKQSLERQNVVASDFISRDIVGLYREGPAVEIHIMRVRDGRLIDAMRFSFDDLEIPTSELLSDFAVRYYTNTSDIPDEILFPKEMEWTSALADVLADKCGRRIEVLTPQKGNKHTLVELAVKNAQQAFRDKQREQGAAQTATHRLQRALHLSRPPINIECFDISHLSGSGIVASCVRLVNGVAQKNLYRHYKIRSLTTADDFQALYEVLSRRARRGLEEGDLPDLIVIDGGKGQLNSARAALSDYGIDHIEIVGLAKAKIDSATEHNHKLQTRRRGRATSTLTDTPDRIFVLGQKKPIILGENSAELFLLTRARDEAHRFAITFQRKQRKQSISRSILDNIAQIGPKRRQSLLRTFGSLAQIRKANAEDITKVIGPKAAQILLDTLLKKNIQS